A single region of the Salvelinus sp. IW2-2015 linkage group LG20, ASM291031v2, whole genome shotgun sequence genome encodes:
- the rnft1 gene encoding E3 ubiquitin-protein ligase RNFT1 isoform X1 has translation MKLRTQYDRSDSRRTLKSRESPTVMQPNSSEVGAHQAGNGLSLTIQPELLTRTPAGATGGSVIPETSDEVRVPILSSGPGEPSGGGGGASSRRSRASSRTSSHSHSHGGGHQHSHSEPSETDPAEADLESGEPSTSFSELRYLFRWVQKSLPFIIILGAKLVIQHALGLAVGVGLFTTFLYANKNIQTQVFLQCISPQDRRSKIECVWLLLFLASSTLLLYYTFLAESLYYCLIFLSPAVEPLGFWEVLWAVGVTNFMLKFFFMGFKCLILLLPSNLVTFRAQGRWYMLIEEVGQVYQSVAPIPLWFRYLITYQEVDGNTGLTLGVLLALVYFILKLLGLYGQWGSFQKTVRLFLSGEHTGAAATRSQCSEAGDICPICQAEYRNPRALLCQHIFCDECIALWFNREKTCPLCRTAITDKVHKWRDGATTPYLQIY, from the exons ATGAAACTCCGGACTCAGTATGACAG GAGTGATTCCAGAAGAACGTTGAAATCGAGGGAATCACCAACTGTGATGCAACCTAACTCCAGCGAGGTAGGTGCCCATCAGGCAGGAAATGGCTTGTCCCTGACTATACAGCCAGAGCTACTGACCAGGACACCAGCAGGGGCTACCGGGGGCTCTGTCATCCCAGAGACCAGTGATGAAGTCCGTGTACCTATTCTCTCCAGCGGGCCCGGGGAGcccagtggaggaggaggtggggcttCATCCCGTAGGTCCAGAGCCAGTTCCAGAACCAGTTCCCACTCCCATTCACATGGTGGGGGACACCAGCACTCTCACAGTGAGCCCAGTGAGACAGACCCAGCTGAAGCTGATCTGGAGTCAGGGGAGCCCAGCACCTCATTCTCAGAACTGCGCTACCTCTTCCGCTGGGTTCAGAAGAGTCTTCCTTTCATAATCATCCTCGGTGCTAAACTAGTCATCCAGCATGCCCTAG GTCTAGCTGTTGGAGTTGGCTTGTTTACAACTTTTCTTTATGCGAATAAGAACATTCAAACCCAAGTCTTTCTTCAG TGTATTTCTCCTCAGGATCGTCGGTCAAAAATAGAGTGCGTATGGCTGCTCCTCTTCCTGGCGTCCTCCACACTTCTGCTTTACTACACATTTCTCGCTGAGTCACTTTACTATTG cctAATTTTCCTGAGCCCAGCTGTTGAGCCCCTGGGTTTCTGGGAGGTCCTATGGGCGGTGGGTGTCACCAACTTTATGCTCAAGTTCTTCTTCATGGGGTTCAAGTGCCTTATCCTACTGCTACCATCTAACCTGGTAACATTCAGAGCCCAG GGGCGGTGGTACATGCTGATTGAAGAGGTGGGCCAGGTGTACCAGTCTGTGGCCCCCATCCCCCTCTGGTTCCGCTACCTGATCACCTACCAGGAGGTGGATGGCAACACTGGCCTCACCCTGGGAGTCCTGCTGGCTCTGGTCTACTTCATACTCAAG CTTTTAGGATTGTATGGACAGTGGGGGTCTTTCCAGAAGACTGTGAGGCTATTTCTCAGTGGCGAG CACACGGGGGCAGCAGCCACCAGGAGCCAGTGCAGTGAGGCTGGGGACATCTGTCCTATCTGTCAGGCAGAGTACAGGAACCCTCGAGCCCTCCTGTGTCAG CATATTTTCTGTGACGAGTGCATTGCTCTGTGGTTTAACCGGGAGAAGACGTGTCCACTCTGTCGCACGGCCATCACAGACAAGGTCCACAAGTGGAGGGACGGGGCCACCACACCTTACCTCCAGATCTACTGA
- the rnft1 gene encoding E3 ubiquitin-protein ligase RNFT1 isoform X2 — protein MKLRTQYDRSDSRRTLKSRESPTVMQPNSSEVGAHQAGNGLSLTIQPELLTRTPAGATGGSVIPETSDEVRVPILSSGPGEPSGGGGGASSRRSRASSRTSSHSHSHGGGHQHSHSEPSETDPAEADLESGEPSTSFSELRYLFRWVQKSLPFIIILGAKLVIQHALGLAVGVGLFTTFLYANKNIQTQVFLQDRRSKIECVWLLLFLASSTLLLYYTFLAESLYYCLIFLSPAVEPLGFWEVLWAVGVTNFMLKFFFMGFKCLILLLPSNLVTFRAQGRWYMLIEEVGQVYQSVAPIPLWFRYLITYQEVDGNTGLTLGVLLALVYFILKLLGLYGQWGSFQKTVRLFLSGEHTGAAATRSQCSEAGDICPICQAEYRNPRALLCQHIFCDECIALWFNREKTCPLCRTAITDKVHKWRDGATTPYLQIY, from the exons ATGAAACTCCGGACTCAGTATGACAG GAGTGATTCCAGAAGAACGTTGAAATCGAGGGAATCACCAACTGTGATGCAACCTAACTCCAGCGAGGTAGGTGCCCATCAGGCAGGAAATGGCTTGTCCCTGACTATACAGCCAGAGCTACTGACCAGGACACCAGCAGGGGCTACCGGGGGCTCTGTCATCCCAGAGACCAGTGATGAAGTCCGTGTACCTATTCTCTCCAGCGGGCCCGGGGAGcccagtggaggaggaggtggggcttCATCCCGTAGGTCCAGAGCCAGTTCCAGAACCAGTTCCCACTCCCATTCACATGGTGGGGGACACCAGCACTCTCACAGTGAGCCCAGTGAGACAGACCCAGCTGAAGCTGATCTGGAGTCAGGGGAGCCCAGCACCTCATTCTCAGAACTGCGCTACCTCTTCCGCTGGGTTCAGAAGAGTCTTCCTTTCATAATCATCCTCGGTGCTAAACTAGTCATCCAGCATGCCCTAG GTCTAGCTGTTGGAGTTGGCTTGTTTACAACTTTTCTTTATGCGAATAAGAACATTCAAACCCAAGTCTTTCTTCAG GATCGTCGGTCAAAAATAGAGTGCGTATGGCTGCTCCTCTTCCTGGCGTCCTCCACACTTCTGCTTTACTACACATTTCTCGCTGAGTCACTTTACTATTG cctAATTTTCCTGAGCCCAGCTGTTGAGCCCCTGGGTTTCTGGGAGGTCCTATGGGCGGTGGGTGTCACCAACTTTATGCTCAAGTTCTTCTTCATGGGGTTCAAGTGCCTTATCCTACTGCTACCATCTAACCTGGTAACATTCAGAGCCCAG GGGCGGTGGTACATGCTGATTGAAGAGGTGGGCCAGGTGTACCAGTCTGTGGCCCCCATCCCCCTCTGGTTCCGCTACCTGATCACCTACCAGGAGGTGGATGGCAACACTGGCCTCACCCTGGGAGTCCTGCTGGCTCTGGTCTACTTCATACTCAAG CTTTTAGGATTGTATGGACAGTGGGGGTCTTTCCAGAAGACTGTGAGGCTATTTCTCAGTGGCGAG CACACGGGGGCAGCAGCCACCAGGAGCCAGTGCAGTGAGGCTGGGGACATCTGTCCTATCTGTCAGGCAGAGTACAGGAACCCTCGAGCCCTCCTGTGTCAG CATATTTTCTGTGACGAGTGCATTGCTCTGTGGTTTAACCGGGAGAAGACGTGTCCACTCTGTCGCACGGCCATCACAGACAAGGTCCACAAGTGGAGGGACGGGGCCACCACACCTTACCTCCAGATCTACTGA